One stretch of Aeromicrobium fastidiosum DNA includes these proteins:
- a CDS encoding NADP-dependent oxidoreductase, protein MTALHARRWAAHELGGPDVWRLDDHEVPAPGPGEVTIEVRAAGMNPADVKHVAAGTDASRLPVAIGYEVAGVVSAVGPGTRIATGPVEVGDEVLAFRIAGGYATAVTVRASDVFAKPARLGFAEAANLLLAGTTALDMLRAAHVVAGDTILLHGASGAVGVSVLQQARLLGVTVVGTASPGRFDVVGRFGGVPVAHGDGLEERVRDAVPGGLDAALDAAGADEAVDVSLALVADRGRIVTIAAKPRAQRDGFTALAGSNPDSARYRDSVRARLVELAGSGELVVPVARTYALDDARAAAAELMGGHPGGKLALVP, encoded by the coding sequence ATGACGGCACTGCACGCACGACGATGGGCGGCACACGAGCTGGGCGGGCCGGACGTCTGGCGGCTCGACGACCACGAGGTTCCCGCACCGGGCCCGGGCGAGGTGACGATCGAGGTGCGGGCGGCGGGCATGAATCCCGCCGACGTCAAGCACGTCGCGGCCGGCACCGACGCGTCCCGGCTGCCCGTCGCGATCGGCTACGAGGTCGCCGGGGTCGTATCGGCGGTCGGGCCGGGCACCCGGATCGCCACGGGTCCGGTCGAGGTCGGCGACGAGGTGCTCGCGTTCCGCATCGCTGGCGGCTACGCCACGGCCGTGACGGTGCGGGCCTCCGACGTGTTCGCGAAGCCGGCGCGTCTGGGGTTCGCCGAGGCCGCGAACCTGCTGCTCGCCGGCACGACGGCGCTCGACATGCTGCGCGCCGCGCACGTCGTGGCGGGCGACACGATCCTGTTGCACGGGGCGTCGGGTGCCGTCGGGGTCAGCGTCCTGCAGCAGGCCCGCCTGCTCGGGGTCACGGTCGTCGGCACGGCCAGCCCCGGACGGTTCGACGTCGTCGGCCGATTCGGAGGCGTGCCCGTGGCCCACGGCGACGGACTCGAGGAGCGGGTGCGTGATGCCGTGCCCGGCGGCCTCGACGCGGCCCTCGACGCGGCAGGCGCCGACGAGGCCGTCGACGTGTCCCTCGCGCTCGTGGCCGATCGGGGCCGCATCGTCACGATCGCCGCGAAGCCCCGCGCCCAGCGTGACGGGTTCACGGCCCTGGCGGGGTCGAACCCGGACAGTGCGCGCTACCGCGACAGCGTCCGGGCCAGGCTCGTCGAGCTGGCCGGCAGCGGCGAGCTCGTCGTGCCGGTGGCGCGCACCTACGCCCTGGACGACGCGCGGGCCGCCGCCGCCGAGCTGATGGGCGGCCACCCCGGCGGCAAGCTGGCGCTCGTCCCGTAG
- a CDS encoding FAD-binding protein has product MTTTNWAGNLTYGATTLHTPTSVEQLQQIVRDANRLRAVGSRHSFNRIADTDAAQVSVAGLPSTVDVDELSRTVTVSAGLRYGELVDRLDAAGWAVPNLASLPHISVAGAIATGTHGSGDGNVSLAGAVAGVRLVGADGELHDIRRGDPDFEGAVVSLGRLGIVTQVTIDAVPTFEVRQDLFEHLPWSDVETSFDAITSSAYSVSMFTDWSDRGPHQVWTKSRVDDGPVTELLGARLATRELHPLPGVDPGATTRQLGVPGPWWDRLPHFRLEYTPSDGDELQTEYLVPRSSALDAIRAVRGLHDRLEPILLVAEIRTIAADGLWLSPSHDVDCVALHFTWRMDVPRVEQFLPVLDDALAPFAARPHWGKVFETTPERLLAAYPRLPEFAALVGRRDPDGVFANELTDRWLTR; this is encoded by the coding sequence GTGACCACCACCAACTGGGCAGGCAACCTCACCTACGGCGCGACGACTCTCCACACGCCGACGAGCGTCGAGCAGCTGCAGCAGATCGTCCGCGACGCGAACCGGCTGCGCGCCGTAGGCTCCCGCCACTCGTTCAACCGCATCGCCGACACCGACGCCGCGCAGGTCTCGGTCGCGGGGCTGCCCTCCACGGTCGACGTCGACGAGCTGTCGCGGACCGTCACGGTCTCCGCCGGGCTGCGCTACGGCGAGCTGGTCGACCGGCTCGACGCCGCGGGCTGGGCCGTCCCCAACCTGGCCTCGCTCCCCCACATCTCCGTCGCCGGTGCGATCGCGACCGGCACCCACGGATCGGGCGACGGCAACGTGAGCCTCGCCGGCGCGGTCGCGGGCGTCCGTCTCGTCGGCGCCGACGGCGAGCTGCACGACATCCGCCGCGGCGACCCCGACTTCGAGGGTGCCGTGGTGTCGCTGGGACGGCTCGGCATCGTGACCCAGGTGACGATCGACGCCGTGCCGACGTTCGAGGTGCGCCAGGACCTGTTTGAGCACCTGCCGTGGTCGGACGTCGAGACGAGCTTCGACGCGATCACGTCGAGCGCCTACAGCGTCAGCATGTTCACCGACTGGAGCGACCGCGGCCCGCACCAGGTCTGGACCAAGTCACGCGTCGACGACGGACCCGTCACCGAGCTGCTCGGCGCGCGGCTGGCGACCCGGGAGCTGCACCCGCTCCCGGGCGTCGACCCGGGGGCGACGACGCGCCAGCTGGGAGTGCCCGGTCCGTGGTGGGACCGGCTGCCGCACTTCCGGCTCGAGTACACGCCGAGCGACGGCGACGAGCTGCAGACCGAGTACCTCGTGCCGCGGTCGTCGGCGCTCGACGCCATCCGCGCGGTGCGCGGGCTGCACGACCGCCTCGAGCCGATCCTGCTGGTCGCGGAGATCCGCACGATCGCGGCCGACGGCCTGTGGCTCAGCCCCAGCCACGACGTCGACTGCGTCGCGCTGCACTTCACGTGGCGCATGGACGTGCCCCGGGTCGAGCAGTTCCTGCCCGTGCTCGACGACGCCCTCGCACCGTTCGCGGCCCGCCCCCACTGGGGCAAGGTGTTCGAGACGACGCCCGAGCGGCTGCTGGCGGCCTATCCCCGACTGCCCGAGTTCGCGGCCCTCGTCGGACGGCGCGACCCGGACGGGGTGTTCGCCAACGAGCTGACCGACCGCTGGCTCACGCGCTGA
- a CDS encoding bile acid:sodium symporter family protein produces the protein MDSALTTVGLPLALGIIMFGLGLSLTLDDFRRVREQPRAVVIALACQLLLLPAVAFGIVVALDLPPLLGIGLMLLAASPGGTSANLFSHLFHGDVALNVTLTAINSVVAIVTLPLITNLTIAHFDRQDSVDLQLGKVVEVFAVVLVPVVLGMLVRARRPGVAERADKPVRVGSAVILAVLVLGIIVDQRDKIGEYLGDVGVATALFCAISLVVGYVVPKALGVTEGQAIASSMEIGVHNGTLAIYVAVEVLDVTEISVPAAVYSVFMFVFAAVWGSILSRRVSRVSA, from the coding sequence ATGGACTCCGCACTCACGACTGTCGGACTGCCGTTGGCCCTCGGCATCATCATGTTCGGGCTGGGCCTGTCGCTGACCCTCGACGACTTCCGCCGCGTGCGCGAGCAGCCGCGCGCCGTCGTCATCGCCCTGGCGTGCCAGCTGCTCCTGCTGCCGGCCGTCGCGTTCGGGATCGTCGTGGCACTCGACCTGCCGCCCCTGCTGGGCATCGGCCTGATGCTGCTCGCAGCCTCGCCGGGAGGCACCAGCGCCAACCTGTTCAGTCACCTCTTCCACGGCGACGTCGCCCTCAACGTCACGCTGACCGCGATCAACTCGGTCGTCGCGATCGTGACGCTGCCGCTCATCACGAACCTCACGATCGCCCACTTCGACCGGCAGGACTCCGTCGACCTGCAGCTCGGCAAGGTCGTCGAGGTGTTCGCCGTGGTGCTGGTGCCCGTCGTGCTCGGCATGCTCGTGCGGGCGCGCAGACCGGGTGTGGCGGAGCGGGCAGACAAGCCCGTGCGCGTCGGGTCGGCCGTCATCCTGGCGGTGCTCGTCCTCGGCATCATCGTCGACCAACGCGACAAGATCGGCGAGTACCTCGGCGACGTCGGGGTGGCGACCGCCCTGTTCTGCGCCATCAGCCTCGTGGTCGGGTACGTCGTGCCCAAGGCGCTCGGGGTCACGGAGGGGCAGGCGATCGCCTCGTCGATGGAGATCGGCGTGCACAACGGCACCTTGGCGATCTACGTCGCGGTCGAGGTCCTCGACGTCACGGAGATCTCCGTGCCGGCCGCGGTGTACTCCGTGTTCATGTTCGTCTTCGCCGCGGTGTGGGGCTCGATCCTGTCGCGCCGTGTCAGTCGGGTCAGCGCGTGA
- a CDS encoding YqjF family protein — protein sequence MNTFNPEPAPLRGARIMQQDWNRISFVHWAVDPELVAPLLPARTRPDVLDGVTYVGLIPFDMRHAGFGRGPAVPFFGDFAETNVRLYSVDAEGRHGVVFRSLETTRLVVALGARLAFATPYTWARMRIEQDGDTLEYTTRRRWPRPVGAGGTMRVTAAEPIPDPSPVEQFVTARFGLHTRWMGRTLWIPNHHEPWPLRRATLDRLGDDLVAAAGLPGLVDREPDSVLHSDGVRTAFGMPQLVRA from the coding sequence GTGAACACGTTCAATCCAGAGCCTGCCCCTCTTCGGGGTGCCCGCATCATGCAGCAGGACTGGAACCGCATCAGCTTCGTCCACTGGGCGGTCGACCCCGAGCTCGTCGCCCCGCTGCTGCCTGCGCGAACGCGGCCGGACGTGCTCGACGGCGTCACCTACGTCGGGCTGATCCCGTTCGACATGCGGCACGCAGGCTTCGGCCGGGGCCCGGCGGTGCCGTTCTTCGGCGACTTCGCCGAGACCAACGTGCGGCTCTACTCGGTCGACGCCGAGGGCCGCCACGGCGTCGTGTTCCGCTCGCTGGAGACGACCCGGCTCGTGGTCGCCCTGGGAGCCCGGCTGGCCTTCGCGACGCCGTACACCTGGGCCCGCATGCGCATCGAGCAGGACGGCGACACGCTCGAGTACACGACGCGCCGCCGCTGGCCCCGCCCGGTCGGTGCCGGCGGCACGATGCGGGTGACCGCCGCGGAGCCGATCCCCGACCCGTCGCCCGTCGAGCAGTTCGTCACCGCCCGCTTCGGGCTGCACACGCGCTGGATGGGCCGCACCCTGTGGATCCCCAACCACCACGAGCCGTGGCCGCTGCGCCGCGCGACGCTCGACCGGCTCGGCGACGACCTCGTCGCGGCGGCGGGGCTGCCCGGGCTCGTCGACCGCGAGCCCGACTCGGTGCTGCACTCGGACGGCGTGCGGACCGCGTTCGGGATGCCCCAGCTCGTACGGGCCTGA
- a CDS encoding cupin domain-containing protein: MTSRPGTPRPAIAARLDLSPHPEGGWYRRTWASPVDVTLADGRMRPTATMILFLLPAGEASAWHRVASDEIWVAQLGAVRLQLGGTGDRPGDGETLVVGLDLEAGQRPQAVVPAGTWQRTVPSAADALVTCTVSPGFDFDDFELDRG; encoded by the coding sequence GTGACATCGCGCCCGGGGACACCTCGCCCGGCCATCGCCGCCCGGCTCGACCTCTCGCCGCATCCCGAGGGCGGCTGGTACCGGCGCACGTGGGCGTCGCCGGTCGACGTGACGCTTGCCGACGGCCGGATGCGCCCGACCGCGACGATGATCCTGTTCCTGCTGCCCGCGGGGGAGGCGTCGGCGTGGCACCGTGTCGCGTCGGACGAGATCTGGGTCGCCCAGCTGGGTGCCGTGCGGCTCCAGCTCGGCGGCACGGGCGACCGTCCGGGCGACGGCGAGACGCTTGTCGTGGGGCTCGACCTCGAAGCCGGTCAGCGTCCGCAGGCGGTCGTCCCCGCCGGGACGTGGCAGCGGACCGTCCCGTCCGCCGCAGATGCACTGGTCACCTGCACGGTCTCGCCGGGCTTCGACTTCGACGATTTCGAGCTCGACCGGGGCTGA
- a CDS encoding phosphotransferase — MPEPRESIVEEVEELPGAVGGATRVGRTVRRPTGPWTPAVHELLTFLHDNDLRGVPALHGFDDQGREVLEHVEGRGVPVDREVVLDTVLEEAVTWLRDFHDVVEGFRPSGSRVWRGAGEVELGDGEVICHHDPGAYNWIIQSGHFVAMIDWDMAGPGQAIDDLAFMAWTALPLYREIPVADVVRRLDILVDAYGEWGPMTVLDAVVRRMSTAADRIEAGQARGDVGFLNLGRLGEPQRTRDRVEAFRARLPEIEAAL, encoded by the coding sequence GTGCCAGAGCCGCGTGAATCCATCGTGGAAGAGGTGGAGGAGCTGCCCGGCGCGGTGGGCGGAGCCACCCGCGTGGGACGCACGGTGCGCCGTCCGACGGGCCCCTGGACGCCTGCCGTCCATGAGCTGCTGACGTTCCTGCACGACAACGACCTGCGTGGGGTGCCGGCGCTGCACGGCTTCGACGACCAGGGGCGCGAGGTGCTCGAGCACGTCGAGGGTCGCGGCGTCCCCGTCGACCGGGAGGTCGTGCTCGACACCGTGCTCGAGGAGGCCGTCACGTGGCTGCGCGACTTCCACGACGTCGTCGAGGGGTTCCGTCCGTCGGGCAGCCGGGTGTGGAGGGGTGCCGGCGAGGTCGAGCTCGGCGACGGCGAGGTCATCTGCCACCACGACCCCGGCGCGTACAACTGGATCATCCAGAGCGGTCACTTCGTCGCGATGATCGACTGGGACATGGCGGGGCCGGGGCAGGCCATCGACGACCTCGCGTTCATGGCGTGGACGGCGCTGCCGCTGTACCGCGAGATCCCCGTCGCCGACGTCGTCCGCCGCCTCGACATCCTGGTCGACGCCTACGGCGAGTGGGGCCCGATGACGGTGCTCGACGCCGTCGTGCGGCGCATGTCGACCGCGGCCGACCGCATCGAGGCGGGTCAGGCCCGGGGCGACGTGGGGTTCCTCAACCTCGGCAGGCTCGGCGAGCCGCAGCGCACGCGTGACCGGGTCGAGGCATTCCGTGCGCGGCTGCCCGAGATCGAGGCCGCCCTGTGA
- a CDS encoding YibE/F family protein has product MAHSHSHSHSPAADGPPRRGLAVVLSMVVMTISAVAIVAMVLLWPNASDVPKDQNPYGADGVSTVDATVTKVVPFGCNSGGEGPDGTVEVAGDCAHISADVPGGTGTFDLDASRYKAGIDVGDKITVVRIQPAGQEASYEFLDFRRGVPLTALAAIFAVLVVAIARWRGLFALVGIGVTLLAVTKFMLPAFLAGESPLAVAVVGSTVIMIVVLYLAHGISIRTTSALFGTLVGIAMTAAIGLAATGWAQLSGVGSEDDQRLIATVPDISLSAIVAGTMVIAGLGVLNDVTVTQASAVWEMRALKPAARGRELFTSAMRIGRDHIASSVYTLVFAYAGSAMTILLLATAYQRGLADLATTEEIGQEIVRTLVGAIGLVLAVPITTLFAVWLAPPRVDEPVEPAPRRSGGSHAGPVGG; this is encoded by the coding sequence GTGGCACATTCGCATTCGCACTCGCACTCCCCCGCGGCCGACGGTCCACCGAGGCGCGGGCTCGCGGTCGTGCTCTCGATGGTCGTCATGACGATCTCGGCCGTGGCCATCGTCGCGATGGTCCTGCTGTGGCCCAACGCCAGCGACGTGCCGAAGGACCAGAACCCCTACGGGGCCGACGGCGTCAGCACCGTCGACGCCACCGTCACCAAGGTCGTGCCGTTCGGGTGCAACAGCGGCGGCGAGGGCCCCGACGGCACGGTCGAGGTCGCGGGCGACTGTGCCCACATCAGCGCCGACGTCCCTGGCGGCACCGGCACGTTCGACCTCGACGCGTCCCGCTACAAGGCCGGCATCGACGTCGGCGACAAGATCACGGTCGTGCGCATCCAGCCCGCGGGTCAGGAGGCGTCGTACGAGTTCCTCGACTTCCGCCGCGGCGTGCCGCTCACGGCGCTGGCCGCGATCTTCGCCGTCCTGGTCGTCGCGATCGCCCGCTGGCGGGGCCTGTTCGCCCTGGTCGGCATCGGCGTGACGCTGCTGGCCGTCACCAAGTTCATGCTCCCCGCGTTCCTGGCCGGGGAGTCGCCACTGGCCGTCGCGGTCGTCGGGTCGACCGTCATCATGATCGTCGTCCTCTACCTGGCGCACGGCATCTCGATCCGCACCACGTCGGCGTTGTTCGGGACGCTGGTGGGCATCGCGATGACGGCGGCGATCGGGCTCGCCGCGACGGGCTGGGCTCAGCTGAGCGGTGTCGGGTCCGAGGACGACCAGCGGCTCATCGCCACGGTGCCCGACATCTCGCTGTCGGCGATCGTCGCGGGCACCATGGTCATCGCCGGGCTCGGCGTGCTCAACGACGTGACGGTCACGCAGGCCAGCGCGGTGTGGGAGATGCGGGCGCTCAAGCCCGCCGCCCGGGGACGCGAGCTGTTCACGTCGGCGATGCGGATCGGCCGCGACCACATCGCGTCGAGCGTCTACACGCTCGTGTTCGCGTACGCAGGCTCGGCGATGACGATCCTGCTGCTCGCGACGGCCTACCAGCGTGGTCTGGCCGATCTCGCCACGACCGAGGAGATCGGCCAGGAGATCGTCCGCACCCTGGTGGGGGCCATCGGCCTGGTGCTGGCCGTGCCGATCACGACCCTCTTCGCGGTGTGGCTGGCGCCGCCGCGGGTCGACGAGCCGGTCGAGCCCGCGCCGCGACGGTCGGGCGGCAGCCACGCCGGGCCCGTCGGCGGCTGA
- a CDS encoding DEAD/DEAH box helicase — MARRGQRQSGTTRTAPRQQRGAGQRPLEKGDIIRVLARAVREVEAKAQRGPLTPAGRTKFQVVAVLVREERTRVKNDKDAPEAHRAEQLKRLDGVAQILAQTVALDPTVYPLLDENAVFTDAADTLRSEMLQAAGIEAPTDDTSGSAPVVVTERRVVPQSVVARQLANPFLAPDFSAVEQRPASPRRLSTWELLGPLFRAFEYGGSSSCMPLPPPGFLMTPGGLELMPHQAQVVGAAAEGHRTFLLADEPGLGKTAQALLAAHAADAYPLLVVVPNVVKTNWAREAEIWTPSRKATVIHGDGDTIDGFADIVIVNYEVLDRHAGWLGEFGFRGMVVDEAHFIKNRTSQRSKHALELSERIRHRTVRPLLMALTGTPLINDIEDFRAIWQFLGWIDDKKPQAELMERLEDTGLTPADAGFYSAARTNVINMGIVRRRKVDVAADIPARRVADLPVELDDAVGRSIREAEAELARRLVARYDSALENRTSGVTVDGIDHELVRSVARWEREDADDEKTGQNVFGMMRRIGQAKASLAADYAAQLSRNVGKVVFFAKHIDVMDVAEETFTKRGIRFASIRGDQTAKVRQKNIDAFVEDEDVEIVVCSLTAAGVGLNLQVASNVVLAELSWTDAEQTQAIDRVHRIGQEEPVTAWRIIAAQTIDGRIAELIDSKASLAARALDGSDEEIASSADVQLEALISMLTEALEDRAGLA, encoded by the coding sequence TTGGCTCGACGAGGCCAGCGCCAGTCCGGCACGACCCGCACCGCCCCCCGGCAGCAGCGGGGTGCCGGGCAGCGACCGCTCGAGAAGGGCGACATCATCCGCGTGCTCGCCCGCGCCGTCCGCGAGGTCGAGGCGAAGGCGCAGCGCGGTCCGCTGACCCCCGCCGGTCGCACCAAGTTCCAGGTCGTCGCGGTGCTGGTGCGCGAGGAGCGCACCCGCGTCAAGAACGACAAGGACGCCCCGGAGGCCCACCGGGCCGAGCAGCTCAAGCGGCTCGACGGCGTCGCGCAGATCCTCGCGCAGACCGTCGCCCTCGATCCCACGGTCTACCCCCTGCTCGACGAGAACGCCGTCTTCACCGATGCCGCCGACACCCTGCGCAGCGAGATGCTGCAGGCCGCCGGCATCGAGGCACCCACCGACGACACGTCCGGCAGCGCGCCGGTCGTCGTCACGGAGCGACGGGTCGTCCCGCAGTCGGTCGTCGCCCGCCAGCTCGCCAACCCGTTCCTGGCCCCCGACTTCTCGGCCGTCGAGCAGCGTCCCGCGAGCCCCCGCCGCCTGTCGACGTGGGAGCTGCTCGGGCCGTTGTTCCGCGCCTTCGAGTACGGCGGCTCGTCGTCGTGCATGCCCCTGCCCCCGCCGGGGTTCCTGATGACGCCGGGTGGCCTCGAGCTCATGCCCCACCAGGCGCAGGTCGTCGGCGCGGCCGCCGAGGGTCACCGCACGTTCCTGCTCGCCGACGAGCCGGGTCTCGGCAAGACCGCACAGGCCCTGCTCGCCGCGCACGCCGCCGACGCGTACCCGCTGCTCGTGGTCGTTCCCAACGTGGTCAAGACCAACTGGGCACGCGAGGCCGAGATCTGGACGCCGAGCCGCAAGGCCACCGTGATCCACGGCGACGGCGACACGATCGACGGATTCGCCGACATCGTGATCGTCAACTACGAGGTGCTCGACCGTCACGCCGGCTGGCTCGGCGAGTTCGGGTTCCGCGGGATGGTCGTCGACGAGGCCCACTTCATCAAGAACCGGACGTCGCAGCGCTCCAAGCACGCGCTCGAGCTGTCCGAGCGCATCCGTCACCGCACGGTCCGGCCGCTGCTGATGGCACTGACCGGCACCCCCCTGATCAACGACATCGAGGACTTCCGGGCGATCTGGCAGTTCCTCGGCTGGATCGACGACAAGAAGCCGCAGGCCGAGCTCATGGAGCGCCTCGAGGACACCGGTCTGACGCCGGCCGACGCGGGCTTCTACTCGGCCGCGCGCACCAACGTCATCAACATGGGCATCGTGCGGCGCCGCAAGGTCGACGTCGCCGCCGACATCCCGGCCCGCCGGGTCGCCGACCTGCCCGTCGAGCTCGACGACGCCGTCGGCCGGTCGATCCGCGAGGCCGAGGCCGAGCTGGCCCGTCGCCTGGTCGCCCGCTACGACTCCGCGCTCGAGAACCGCACGTCGGGCGTCACGGTCGACGGCATCGACCACGAGCTCGTCCGCAGCGTCGCCCGCTGGGAGCGCGAGGACGCCGATGACGAGAAGACCGGTCAGAACGTCTTCGGCATGATGCGTCGCATCGGTCAGGCCAAGGCGAGTCTGGCCGCCGACTACGCGGCCCAGCTGTCGCGCAACGTCGGCAAGGTCGTCTTCTTCGCCAAGCACATCGACGTCATGGACGTCGCCGAGGAGACCTTCACGAAGCGGGGCATCCGGTTCGCGTCGATCCGCGGCGACCAGACCGCCAAGGTGCGGCAGAAGAACATCGACGCCTTCGTCGAGGACGAGGACGTCGAGATCGTGGTCTGCTCGCTGACCGCCGCCGGCGTCGGGCTCAACCTGCAGGTCGCGTCCAACGTCGTGCTCGCCGAGCTCTCGTGGACCGATGCCGAGCAGACCCAGGCGATCGACCGCGTGCACCGCATCGGCCAGGAGGAGCCCGTCACCGCGTGGCGCATCATCGCGGCGCAGACGATCGACGGCAGGATCGCCGAGCTCATCGACAGCAAGGCCAGCCTGGCAGCACGTGCGCTCGACGGCTCCGACGAGGAGATCGCCTCATCGGCCGACGTGCAGCTCGAAGCGCTGATCTCGATGCTGACCGAGGCCCTCGAGGACCGCGCCGGCCTCGCCTGA
- a CDS encoding alkaline phosphatase family protein: MRAAAHLVALSLCLVPVACSSAPPDEQGAPATPPASATSAPAAPKASPSPSASQPPADGAPVVLAISIDGLNPEALTALSPAEIPALRRLIDQGASTLDARTSRELTITLPNHTGMMTGRRVDGPDGTSVTFNDDDGRTLEQVHGSYVPGMFDVAHDHGVRTALFAEKDKFRLLVRSWDRNHGADDVTGDDDGRDKLDAAAIGPAADLVDDVTAALRGDGAGLVFWHLAAPDAAGHANGWLTPAYLAAVREADRRIGDVLAALDADPALVARTTIVLTADHGGPAGSRDHGDATLEADYRVPFIVWGRTVSAGADLYDLDSTRSDPGTGRPGYSGPQPVRNLDVAATSLALLGLPQLPDTAGTPVVVR, encoded by the coding sequence GTGAGGGCTGCCGCGCACCTGGTGGCGTTGTCGCTGTGCCTGGTGCCGGTGGCCTGCTCCTCGGCACCGCCCGATGAGCAGGGCGCTCCTGCCACGCCGCCCGCGTCCGCGACGTCCGCCCCGGCCGCTCCGAAGGCGTCCCCGTCCCCGTCTGCGTCGCAGCCTCCTGCTGACGGTGCCCCCGTCGTGCTGGCGATCTCGATCGACGGCCTCAACCCCGAGGCCCTCACGGCCCTGTCACCCGCAGAGATCCCAGCGCTGCGACGACTGATCGACCAGGGCGCGTCGACGCTGGACGCCCGCACGTCGCGCGAGCTCACGATCACGCTGCCCAACCACACCGGGATGATGACCGGCCGGCGGGTCGATGGCCCCGACGGCACATCGGTGACGTTCAACGACGACGACGGCCGCACGCTCGAGCAGGTGCACGGCAGCTACGTGCCAGGCATGTTCGACGTCGCCCACGACCACGGCGTGCGCACCGCGCTGTTCGCCGAGAAGGACAAGTTCCGCCTGCTGGTGCGCTCGTGGGACCGCAACCACGGTGCCGACGACGTCACGGGAGACGACGACGGGCGCGACAAGCTCGACGCGGCGGCGATCGGCCCTGCTGCCGACCTCGTCGACGACGTCACTGCAGCGCTGCGTGGCGACGGGGCTGGGCTGGTGTTCTGGCACCTCGCCGCACCCGACGCCGCAGGTCACGCGAACGGCTGGCTGACCCCGGCCTACCTGGCGGCCGTGCGCGAGGCCGACCGACGCATCGGTGACGTCCTGGCCGCCCTAGACGCCGATCCCGCGCTCGTCGCCCGCACGACGATCGTCCTGACGGCCGACCACGGCGGACCGGCGGGATCGCGCGACCACGGCGACGCGACGCTCGAGGCCGACTACCGGGTGCCGTTCATCGTGTGGGGTCGCACCGTGAGTGCCGGCGCCGATCTCTACGACCTCGACAGCACCCGGTCCGACCCGGGCACGGGACGCCCCGGCTACTCGGGGCCGCAGCCGGTGCGCAACCTCGATGTCGCGGCCACGTCGCTGGCGCTGCTGGGCCTGCCTCAGCTGCCGGACACGGCCGGCACGCCCGTCGTCGTCCGCTGA
- the rnhA gene encoding ribonuclease HI, with protein sequence MSNDPVIIHTDGGCTPNPGPGGWGAVLRQGEHVREMFGGEPTSTTNNRMELTAPIMALEALTRPVTVHLHTDSTYVRSGITQWVAGWEKNGWRTASKQPVKNVDLWQRLKAACERHDVEWFWVKGHSGVPDNELADVLATRGMVDAMGSASGSTGVVT encoded by the coding sequence GTGAGCAACGACCCCGTGATCATCCACACCGACGGCGGCTGCACGCCCAATCCCGGACCGGGAGGATGGGGCGCGGTGCTGCGGCAGGGCGAGCACGTGCGGGAGATGTTCGGCGGGGAGCCGACGTCGACGACCAACAACCGCATGGAGCTGACGGCTCCGATCATGGCCCTCGAGGCGCTGACGCGTCCGGTCACGGTGCACCTGCATACCGACAGCACCTACGTCCGCAGTGGCATCACGCAGTGGGTCGCGGGGTGGGAGAAGAACGGTTGGCGCACCGCGTCGAAGCAGCCGGTCAAGAACGTCGACCTGTGGCAGCGGCTCAAGGCCGCGTGCGAGCGGCACGACGTGGAGTGGTTCTGGGTCAAGGGACACTCCGGCGTCCCCGACAACGAGCTGGCCGACGTCCTGGCGACCCGCGGCATGGTAGATGCGATGGGCTCCGCCTCCGGCTCGACCGGGGTGGTCACGTGA
- a CDS encoding DUF2200 domain-containing protein: MHRIFTTSVASVYPHYVAKVERKGRTKAELDEVIEWLTGFDQQQLDAHLEAGTTFADFFADARLNPHTALITGVVCGVRVEDVEDPLMQKIRWLDKLVDELARGKAVQKVLRG; the protein is encoded by the coding sequence ATGCACCGGATCTTCACGACCAGCGTCGCGTCGGTCTATCCGCACTATGTCGCCAAGGTCGAGCGCAAGGGCCGCACGAAGGCCGAGCTCGACGAGGTCATCGAGTGGTTGACCGGCTTCGACCAGCAGCAGCTCGACGCCCATCTCGAGGCGGGGACGACGTTCGCCGACTTCTTCGCCGACGCGCGGCTCAACCCCCACACCGCCCTGATCACCGGCGTGGTCTGCGGCGTGCGGGTCGAGGACGTCGAGGATCCCCTGATGCAGAAGATCCGCTGGCTCGACAAGCTCGTCGACGAGCTGGCCCGCGGCAAGGCCGTGCAGAAGGTGCTGCGGGGCTGA